aatcagcagcctccATATGCCTAAGTACTGAGTGTGACTGTCAAAAGTCAGTTGGCTGTGGCGGTCACCTGATGCTGAGTAGTGGATCAGCGCAGGGGCAGAGGTAAgtacatcgtttttttttttttctaatggacAACCGCTATTGGAAAGAGTTGACAAAAACCTTGGCATTACCATGACATGTCACCATGGCAACCTGTGATTTGTCAAGCCCTGCCTTAGAGGTCTCTACTACATGTAATCTTTCAGTTGCAAACACTGAAGAATCCGGTGCCATAGAGCCCATTGGAACAGCGATCTGACAACATGGAGCAGGGTAAGGAACCTCCTGCCGTCGTGTCAGCTGTTATGaaccctgcaaaactacaacttccagtgtgcccgggcagccaaaggctctccaggcatgctgggagttgtagttctgtaatagctggaggcgcctggttgggaaacactggtgtgatAGAGGTCGCACGTGCAGCCATCCGCTGaactcttatttatttattttttatagctcAACCCATTTGTAATAAGCACCGCCCACTTAATGTCACGCGTTTAGATATGGACGCATGCGCAGGATAGACTGAAGTCTATCCACTGACTTTGGTGACTGAGCTATACGttccagtaataataataataataatacagctcTATTCCTGGCTATGAGGCTCAGCACTGCGCAGCCATTAAAAATACTAACACATTTATCGACAACACTTCCTCCAGTTCCCTCAACAAACGTGTCGCTCATGCCTAACTTTAGGGCGGAAGTGACGTCTTAGTTACCGGGGGCGTGGCTTTCACGGTATACCAATGATATGTTGTGCTAAAgctggagacaggagtggggcgTACAGTAGAGGAGCAGTGTGTACAGCGCTGAGTATTGCTGTGCGGCATCTGAGGAGAGCCCGGGCGGCTGAACGAAAAGGTGAAAGTAATGTGTGCTCGGTGTGCCCGCCGCCCAGGCCCGTTATGTCAGTATGTGTTCTGCTGTGTACAGCGCTTATGTATGATACGGTATATAActctatgtgtatgtgtatagcgCTGTACTGTGTGCCCGGACCGAGCGCTGACCGGAGCTCCGCCCCTCCGTCTCCATGGAGACCTGATGCGTCCTCATCTACAGCGCTGAGTGACAGCTGTCAGCGCATCACATGTTCAGCGTCGCCTACCTCCAGTAACCCGGATCTTAGGGTGACCCACCGACGTATCACAGCGGGGGTACGTGGGGGCACAGCACATGGCCGCCTATCCCTGGATCAGATCTATGGATTATGGTGACACCTATGGATGCTTGTTTCCTGCTTGTGGGACACTGCTATGTGCAGGGATTTATCTCAGAATAGGCGATTTATTAAGATATACTGCTTCAGAAAGATGGCTTCCCAGGAATAGAAGAGGgcccctgtactgtactgtggggGTCTGTAAGCTGTGATCAGAAGGCTCCCTGTACTATACTGTGGGGGTCTGTAAGCTGTGATCAGAAGGgtccctgtactgtactgtggggGTCCGTAAGCTGTGATCAGAAGGGGCCCTGTACTGTGGGGGTCTGTAACCTGTGATCAGAAGGCTCCCTGTACTATACTGTGGGGGTCTGTAAGCTGTGATCAGAATGGTCCCTGTACTATACTGTGGGGGTCTGTAAGCTGTGATCAGAAGGgtccctgtactgtactgtggggGTTCGTAAGCTGTGATCAGAAGGGTCCCTGTACTGTGGGGGTCCGTAAGCTGTGATCAGAAGGgtccctgtactgtactgtggggGTCCGTAAGCTGTGATCAGAAGGGCCCCTGTACTATACTGTGGGGGTCTGTAAGCTGTGATCAGAAGGGTCCCAGTACTGTACTGTGGGGGTCTGTAAGCTGTGATCAGAAGGgtccctgtactgtactgtggggGTTCGTAAGCTGTGATCAGAAGGgcccctgtactgtactgtggggGTCCGTAAGCTGTGATCAGAAGGGGCCCTGTACTGTGGGGGTCTGTAACCTGTGATCAGAAGGCTCCCTGTACTATACTGTGGGGGGTCTGTAAGCTGTGATCAGAATGGTCCCTGTACTATACTGTGGGGGTCTGTAAGCTGTGATCAGAAGGctccctgtactgtactgtggggGTTCGTAAGCTGTGATCAGAAGGgtccctgtactgtactgtggggGTCCGTAAGCTGTGATCAGAAGGgcccctgtactgtactgtggggGTCCGTAAGCTGTGATCAGAAGGGCCCCTGTACTATACTGTGGGGGGTCTGTAAGCTGTGATCAGAAGGGGCCCTGTACTGTGGGGGTCTGTAAGCTGTGATCAGAAGGCTCCCTGTACTATACTGTGGGGGTCTGTAAGCTGTGATCAGAAGGgtccctgtactgtactgtggggGTCCGTAAGCTGTGATCAGAAGGgcccctgtactgtactgtggggGTCCGTAAGCTGTGATCAGAAGGGCCCCTGTACTATACTGTGGGGGGTCTGTAAGCTGTGATCAGAAGGGGCCCTGTACTGTGGGGGTCTGTAAGCTGTGATCAGAAGGCTCCCTGTACTATACTGTGGGGGTCTGTAAGCTGTGATCAGAAGGgtccctgtactgtactgtggggGTCCGTAAGCTGTGATCAGAAGGgtccctgtactgtactgtggggGTCCGTAAGCTGTGATCAGAAGGgcccctgtactgtactgtggggGTTCGTAAGCTGTGATCAGAAGGGCCCCTGTACTATACTGTGGGGGTCTGTAAGCTGTGATCAGAAGGCTCCCTGTACTATACTGTGGGGGTCTGTAAGCTGTGATCAGAAGGCTCCCTGTACTATACTGTGGGGGTCCGTAAGCTGTGATCAGAAGGgcccctgtactgtactgtggggGTCCATATGCTGTGATCAGAAGGgcccctgtactgtactgtggggGTCCGTAAGCTGTGATCCGAAGGgtccctgtactgtactgtggggGGTCTGTAAGCTGTGATCAGAAGGgtccctgtactgtactgtggggGTCTGTAAGCTGTGATCAGAAGGGTCCCTGTACTATACTGTGGGGGTCTGTAAGCTGTGATCAGAAGGgcccctgtactgtactgtggggGTCTGTAAGCTGTGATCAGAATGgtccctgtactgtactgtggggGTCCAGCAGCTGTAAGGAAGAGGGTCCCAGTATTGTACTATATGGGACTGGTAGCTGGAAAGAAGATGGTCCCTGTATTGTAAGGGTCTAGCAGCTATGAAGAAGAGGGTCCCTATACTGTACTGTGGGGGTCCCTATACTATTGAACTATATAGTAAAATGGACCATTTTATGGACATCATTTTTGAAAACTCTAAAATTTATTGTATGGCCCCAAATGGGCTAAATTTAAACAACTAATTTTTGAGCTATAGCTTTCGCTTTTACGCCCAAATAAACTGGGGTCTCACACCGGACCCAACTAGTCGCTTGCACCCTCTCATTTTTCTCCAATTTTGCTTTTGGGTTGTGCTGCTTTCccagtatttatatatatatatatatatatgagacatgGACTGAAAATGTTGACAATTAGGCCTTTTAAAGGGATTCTGTCAGCAGTTTTTCCTGTTAAAGTAGAGTCAGTGTCAACAGCTGAAGGGGATGGGTGGGGGAGCAAGGCTGCAAGGGAAGCATtggcacttaaaggagtactcctcccCTGACGacatatcccttatccaaatgctggcaccctggcgttctgaacacttttgttcagaatgcttggttTGGGTgtccgtggtcgtgacatcaagcCACGCCAATCCTATTAATGAATTCTATGTGAAGGGGGTGTATCatacagataggggatacgttttattcCATGAGAGATCTCATGGAATACAGAATCCCACTAATGCACACACAGGATTGAGGCTCCAATtctcttatgtttattttttcttctaccTCCAGATTGTAAGCTTGTACGGCACCATGGATCGGTATGGAAATCTTTCTGATGAGGGTGAGGTGGACCACTCCTTTTTTGATAGTGGTGATGAGGAAACAAAACAACCAGGTGTCAGTACATCAGGTCCCAGCACCTATGGACACAAGCAAAATAAAGAGGATTCTGATTCAGGAGACAGTGAAAGAGCAGATGAACCACAGCAAGGGCCGAGCAGCAACAAGACTCAAGAGCTCTCAAAGGAGACCAAACCAAAGATCCCAGAgcctgtgatgtctgtggatgccCCAAGACCCAGCAGTGCTGTGAAGTCTGGTAGGAGTTCTGCAGCGAGCTTGAGAATAGAAGCTACTATTCCTACAGGAATCCCCCAGATAAGACGAGATTTTGAAGATAACTACTACCCAGATGAAGATgacagtagtgaggaggagaaTCGGAGCTCCAGACCaagacctgcaaaacaaaccaacATTGGGAAGAAGAGCTCAGGAAAATACAGCAGAGACTTTCCTTCTTCCATCTCCAGCTCTGACACAGATTTCTCAGACGCCACATCGGATGACCACACCTCAAAATCTTATCAGTCATCAAAAGATAGAGCTCCCTCCAATGTGCGTTCTCCTGAGCGCAGGTTATGTAGACCATCCGTGAGGGACCTCAGGGACTATGTGGACGAGTCAGAGGACACAGTCACGGATGTCACCCCACTTTCCACCCCTGATATCAGCCCTATACAGTCATTTGACATAGCAGCCACTAGCGAAGCACTTAAAGCTAAAGTAAAGCGTCAGGAGAACATCAGACAGGAATCCTATGGTAATTATAGTCCTTTTATCCATTTCTGTAATATATAGCATATTATCATGCATGCCGCTAATGGCTGCAGAATTGTCCTGTAAATAGAATTAATACATGGTGGGTTAATAAGTAACAGTATTAGGGTTGGACATCTACTGgaccaatttttaatttttttgtgatttcactacacttcatatatatatatatatatatatatatatatatatatacgattaAGCACTCTtcagtgcgaaacgcgtcagctcCTGTCCTGTGTTGGTCATTGCAAATAAAGCCATaccaagtttttacctgcaaatgCCTGAGTGCTGGACATTTCTTTCTTCTAATCTTTGTTGAACCGGGGGTGGTACCGGTGTCCGTAGAACAAGGAGGCGCAGTAGACGGGGGAGTGGTGAGCGGCTCTaccttgctcacattatataatttatttttatacagaACCCGAGATTGATGGTAAGCCCAACCCAAAGGCTTTACAGGACGCCATGGACCTGAACCAACTTCTCAAAGGTAAGTCTGCACCTTCTGTCTCAATATACACAGTATTGGATGGTAGTTTGGGGAAAGCGCCTATGGTATATTAAACTTGGACCAACAACAAAAAGCAGCAATATCATTGTTCTTCCTTTTATACATGTTTTCTGTCATAGTATTAGTATACAAGGGTACAATCTGTGGATGTGAGAAAGTGAGGATACTGCATAAACAAATTGTAGTTGGGGAAAGTCATCTTGGAGGACTGGGCCAGATGGAGGAAAAGCAcgtagaagatgtcacctgtgagtcactattGTTCTGCTTATGACATTTCTGCATCAGTACTGGGGAGATGATGGGTGGTATCATTCCAGTTTATATAAAGACACTTCCAGCATACTAGAGCTATTGTTCAGGTCACACTGGGAACTGTCATTTAAGATGGTAAAATCTCATgcaatttgttttagttttttctatATTGAACTTTGTTATAGTGCTGTATTTATCTTATGAGATTATTTCTGTCATTGACGCTGTTTTCTGGGCAAATgtaacccttaaatgggcactgtcggatacaaaaactttttatatgttgtgaatcttggcaaaacattaacctttctaatatactccaTAAGAAATTGTTGTTTCCTTTTTATTGAAATCTtggtttataaaatcatggctctgTCCAAACTGAAGCACATGCATGGAcagagtccagtaagtgagggtcggctagcacttctctgtacTGTCTTataggacagaagagagcacagaggagtcctgtcaagcaggagagagcgcagaggagtcctatcagacaggacgtgggttatagaaaaaaaaaaaacatcttagaggcgcaggcaggagagagcacacaggagtcctttcaggcaggggagagcacagaggagtcctgtcatgcaggggagagcacagaggagtcctgtcatgcaggggagagcacagaggagtcctgtcatgcaggggagagcacagaggagtcctgtcatgcaggggagagcacagaggagtcctgtcatgcaggggagagcacagaggagtcctgtcatgcaggggagagcacagaggagtcctgtcatgcaggggagagcacagaggagtcctgtcatgcaggggagagcacagaggagtcctgtcatgcaggggagagcacagaggagtgctagaccaccctcacttactggactttgagtcccattgattttaatggaattCTTTGCCACTGTTCAAAAGGCAGAATTTCCGGCATCCATGAGAAAATGCATTGTATGAGACAGCACaactttaatgggtagcaaaatcaactgcagaaaatatgcagcagatcctgtatgtgtgaacatacccttaatgaaATTCATACTGATGCTGTTTGTATTAAGCTTGGTTCTGTTGCTGGCAATAGTTCAGTTTTGGCAGTAATGATTATTCATGGATTACTGGTAAATATATATGAAATATTATTAATGTTTTGTTTGATTATTAGTTTAGGTAATTTTTGCAGTGTGATCTGCCATAGGTACCTCACATGCATATTTTAGTCAGCTAAGTAGAGAACCTGTGAAACTAATGGAATACAGCATGATATCTTTAGACTTCTATTTTGTCTGTTTTGGATTTTACAGACCAGTCAGAACATGAAAATCAAAACCGGTAAACTGTACATGTGACCACTTTAAAATATATCCACGGCTTAAAAGAAGGCCGAAACAATTACGGCCATAACATTAGTATATGTTTGTTCACAGAGAGCCATTGTACCAGTGAATTCTATGGAACAGGTTAGGAGATAAATGTCTGCTCGTGGGGAGGAGGAGTTTCAACCGATGGGACCTCtgtgcacatgatgggggcattgtatgtgaggggcgcatgcggcccatcctaacccagccgctacctccagtggcccccagataatttgagtttgagacccctgatctagtAGGATGGTAAATATACACACGGGCAATATTGTTGGAACCATTCAGTTGAAGACAGAAAATCCCCCAATTGTCCCTGATATAACTTCAAATTAACAAAAACAATTATCGTATTCAATATTACTATTGTCTGTTTCAATTTATTACAGGGAGCATTATGAAATTTTCTGTCTTTAACGGAATTGTCCGCGTCTGTACATTCTGAAACAAGAAGTTTGATaaaatatgcgcaaaaaaaaaaaaaagaggaaggcGCTCACCTAGGTGTTAAATAATGTAAATTTAGAAATTTAGGAAAAGAATGATGGTGCTCAAAGTTACATGGATATAATATCTCATGTATGTGTTtattaaaaataacaatataaaaagCCACAGTTCCCTTGTAGCTGACCTCtagctatataaaaataaacgATTAAAACATGAAATAATGATGCTAATAATGGGAAATAGGTAAAAGATATAGTGCCGTGGGCACTGCTGctgaaataaagtgtaaaaaaatataaaaatccaaTATTAAAGTTAGTAGGGCATTGTGCCCCTTGTAGTCCGTGCAcataaatgttttacactttcAGGTGATTATACATTCTAATGTCCTCGCAAGATGAATAGCGCTAATTCCAGCAAGGAAGGCATTTGGTAATGCACTTTGCTCCGGCAATTGATAGTAATATTCAGCAAGTTAgaaatgatgtcacagtatatagtGCGGCAGTGCTGTGCACCTCTCGCCTATCCCACCGATCACGGGAGACGAGAGTGTGGATCGATGCGGTGCGATCCTGCAgctcctggagttgacagcacaACTCCGATGTCACAGGCTGTGTAAGATGTTTCTTGCCGGCACTGATCTTCTGCAGCAGCGTGCAGGTACTGTCAGCTGCATGATCCTCGGAGACGTGTGGACCTCTGCTCTGCGGCAGGTATAAGTAGCCCCGGCGCCCTCTTGTCTTTGAGTGCGAGGGGTGCTTGATTGACAGGGCACTATCTGTCCAAGGCACCTGTAGCGGTATGCTGGGCAGCAGCAGATCTCACTGGGCAATGATGAAATACGATTAATATTCAGGCTGGACTAGTTTCAGGATCGCTATAGatactttcttcagcagctataataatgaaaaaagggggagggagactAGCTACCAAATATATATAGGCACATCTTCAACTAATTAGAATTGCTCAAGGTCATAGTGAAAACCAGACATGGAATAAATGCCAACCTGGGTTACATGTGCCTGTGCCACATTtccccctctcatcgccaccccccatgtctcattatccccccccccatgtctcatcatttccccctgtcatagaccaccactagccatacagacattaagcatttagtgcctccccccaccataatttccccatgtctcatcatttccctgtctcatcatcccccccccatcatgttcctcctatgctattcttcccctccctcatcattcccccctttcccaatgcttttcatagtttttttttttattttccttacctggctgcgcttcagcAGGCGGCTGTCTTGTGGGCTGcgatcagtgaagcagatgaatgacgtCCTCTCCCAGCTTCTCTGCACgccatcagggacgtcacttttcatttcctgtaaccGCCGCTAGTCAGAGTTCGGAGTGCGGCGACTAaaagaaatgaaaagtgacgtcactgatgccgcgcagagaagccgggagaggacgtcattcatctgcttcactgaccacagcccgcaagaccccccacatgacctggcctgccgaagcgcagccaagtaagggaaaaaaaaataaaactatgaaaagcagggaaaaggggggaaTGGTGAGAGAGGGGAAGGTAAGAAAAGTTTAAAGCAGAGCGGGGAGGATACgccactggtcactgatttaaagtggccgtgccgctaatacttaacaagcagccactttaaatcagtgaccagaagatttatcggcgtataacacgcaggcaggctttttgccttaaatttaagttttaaaagtgcgtgttatacgccaataaatacgtgtgtgtgtgtgtgtgtatgtatgtgtgtatatatatatatatatatatatatatatatatatatatatatatatatatataaaaagaggattgcagcagcacacattggtcaaaaaaattgaggctcttagcgcactttatccactcacctctgctgggcatatagcctctgactgggtgacatgctggatccataaacaatttaaaactccacctgtaaaaaaggggtgcacagctaaagagggtgccatttaccccctgagttgtacaaacaagcaaaaagaaaaatagccagcacaacaacctaatacacgggtgcacactgctgtggcagatacagagtatacaaaaaaagaggatttttttttttttttttttatcaaaagagcctcaattttttgaccaatgtgtgctgctgcaatcctttttttgtatactctgtatcttccacagcagtgtgcacccgtgtattaggtttttgtgctggctatttttctttctttttgcgtgtgtgtgtgtgtgtgtatgtatatgtatgtatgtgtatatatatatatatatatatatatatatatatatatatatatatacattattatttttaatttttttggtttggagaatctgttattgaaaaattaaaaggtatcatcatagtaggtagttatggctattatagggcgaggaggaaaaaacgagagtgtaaaagcgaaaattgacccggacaagtggatcgtcatgagggatcTTGTAGAtcttgctccgttttagtcccatggacaagccgttttttattaaaggggttatccaccataaggtgattttagtacgtacctggcaggcagtaatggacatgcttaggaaggatctgcacttgtcttggggctaaatggctatgtcatgagataccataacactgtggctagctttttgtgaactggtatttcctgtttagatttttctttttttttttactacaaatcccacaattctattttcctccttcccacatcagccaccccacccactgaaacaaaagacctatggttttcaaccagggtgcctccagctgttgcattagttgcagattgatccctccacccattgaagcagactagggagtcaggtctcggccgcattgcaagctgggaaaaatccgaaacaacagtcattttgtatgctggtaaaaataaatagtggggtgaaaatcacataagaattgtgagaaaactgtcacacacaggtacagacactatattataaactacactaactttacagcccctgtagcatagtcaaataaaaaaaattcctggaatacccctttaaatttccacacccctgtgtatgtgtgtatgtatgtatgtgcaccTATATTTTTCACAAatctcttgctcacttgctttgtcattcTTTGCTTTGGAGGGGTTTGTCCTCATTCTGCATTATTCCTCTTCCTCCATGAgtgttgggtctcttcatccGATCATTGCAGGcctcatgtgtgtatatatatatatatatatatatatatatatatatatatatataattttttttgcatgctgctgtctgataggacaggagtgagcacagagaagtactagttCTGctatcacttactggacttttgtcCCTACCTGTGCTTCAGTTAGGACAAAgaagatgctgcagccagacaggcttgtgttctggatggtatagagAGAAaactttttatgaagtatattaaaaaggttaatgttttgcctagATGTTCAACACATATATAAACCGTTTTTACATCTGACCGTACCCATTTAATATTGTACAATTAATAAATTCCTAGCTTGTTGTATATTAACTTCCATAGGAGATAAAAAAAAGCCAGGTACATTTTACGACataaatttttaaaggggtactctggcgcttagacatcttttatcccctatccaaaggataggggataagatgcctgattgcgggggtcccaccgctggggacccccgggatcttgtatgcagcaccccagttaaaatcagttcccggagcatgttcgctccgggtctgattacgccccctcccataggcttgcattgaggggcgaaacgtgacgtcacacgccgcctgccccgtggtcgccggtaatcagacccggagggaacatgctccggggactgatttttaactggggtgctgcgtgcaagatcacgggggtccccagtggtggaacccccgccatcaggcatcttatcccctatcctttgaatatctaagtgccggagtacccctttaaagttggtgTTGGAGTCGTAGTATGGAACCCTGCTTCTTTTTTCATTCAAGCAGAGACTTGCTTTCTTATCAGCAATGAGTGTACATTAACAATTCAACCATTAATACAAATCTACATATGAAATCCAGTTCCATATGAAATGATCAGATCTACTTGCTGTGGTGTCTATACAGTTATTATATTTTACTATTAATTATAGCAGTTTCCAGTGGCTTTCCCGTTCCCGGTGTAAATGTGCATTGTTTAGCCGTACTATGAAGTGCTGTTTTCTCTGCATATTTCAGTACATTAGTTCTCTGCTTGGAGAATGACTTTGTAGATTGGTCGTGTTGAATATATACTGCCGTGATATCTTCTAGGAAATTACAGGTTTTCCGAGTAAGTGGTGTagatcttcctcctcctcactgctgggTATACCTAGTAATCTGCACTCCTGTGTTTTATAGTGGGCTGGTGACATGACACCCACGCTGAGATTCTGGTTAACAACTtacagtgcattcagaaagttttcagacctttTTCAGTTTCTTCACCTTTTATTAAGTTGCAAGCTTgtgcttaaaataaaataaaataaaaaaataaggggtactccactgctcagcattttcaacaaactgttctgaacgctggagccgggagcttgtgacttcatagcccagcccccgcatgacatcacgccacaccccctcaatgcaagtctattggaggggggcgtgatggctgtcacgagctcccggcgctggctccagagttcggaacagtttgttccaaacactgatcagcggagtacccctttaaaaagtaaaaaaaaaataaaaaaaactttcacatGGACAGAAGTATTCAGACTCTTTGCTTTggcacttgaaatttagctctggggacTCCTACTTCTCTCGATCAGCTCTAGAATATTTCTACACCTTTTGCTAGAGTCACCTCTGGTAAATTTCAGCTGATTGGAAaggatttgggaagacacagccctgtctatatagtcTCACAGCTAacaatatatatcagagcaaaaaccaaaccatgaggagaaagaactgcctgtagagctgcaAAGCGGCAAATAATCAGCCCGATTCACCAGTTATGCCATGCACTTGTTTTCTCAGCTGACCGTGGCTGAAAAAATCCAACATTGTGAACATTGCGTCCATCTCTAAGGATTTAGACACCTTGATAGATTGACCGGGAGAGAGAGGGCTGTTTTCATTTAGGGTGGAGATGTATTTCCCCTAGGGGAATTTAGAGTTTTATCTGGCTTTTGTGTTCTATGGACATCAAGGTCACATTTTCTCTATCTACTGGTGGGAAATTAAACTTTTTAGTCTacgttcacattgccattgtgctccatcctttcagctttttttttttttgtgccgaaTGGCCCCCACTTGGGTTAAAGCACTgtcagatcccattgacttgaatggggttcgTTGGGAATCCATTAGCTTTCTGGAAAAGAAAATGGtgtatgcactatttttttttatcctgctaAACTTCCGTTGTTTTGACGGAATTGCAGACGGAGCTCCATATTGCGTAGGCAATGTGATTTTTGCCTTGACTTTAGATGCAGTGTCCTGTGAGCCATTACAGATACCGTAATTCACATGCTCCTACGTTGTCTAGGACTCGTCTCTCTCTTACATAATCCCACTATTAGAGTCCTTTTTTCCTGGCGCTGTAATGGAGCGCTCGGTGAGGAGCTGTTGGCATCTAAATAAGATTCATTACTCTGGACTGAACACAGCGTTGCTACATTACTAAAAGGCTTCTTGTTGGCACACTGTAATCTTACTGAAAGCTCCTCGCCTTATTGAACATTATATTGAACGCCTTTTATGCTGGCCTACAATTAAATATATATCCCGGTGGGGAGACCAGAGACTTGGGCGGGATCTTTGTGCCTGATCATATACATGACTTAAAAGGCAACTAAACCTGGAGCCTGCAATCTATTAAAACCTCAGCGGTATAAAAGACTGGCGACTATCATTGGTGTACATCTGAAGGGAATGTAGTTGTCATGGTACAGCCATTTCCCTGGACTTCGTCATTTGTCCCTTTTTGATGAGTGACTTTCATCATTCTTTGACTGGATGGCCACTA
Above is a genomic segment from Hyla sarda isolate aHylSar1 chromosome 1, aHylSar1.hap1, whole genome shotgun sequence containing:
- the CFAP97 gene encoding cilia- and flagella-associated protein 97 yields the protein MDRYGNLSDEGEVDHSFFDSGDEETKQPGVSTSGPSTYGHKQNKEDSDSGDSERADEPQQGPSSNKTQELSKETKPKIPEPVMSVDAPRPSSAVKSGRSSAASLRIEATIPTGIPQIRRDFEDNYYPDEDDSSEEENRSSRPRPAKQTNIGKKSSGKYSRDFPSSISSSDTDFSDATSDDHTSKSYQSSKDRAPSNVRSPERRLCRPSVRDLRDYVDESEDTVTDVTPLSTPDISPIQSFDIAATSEALKAKVKRQENIRQESYEPEIDGKPNPKALQDAMDLNQLLKAFMHLDKKDQERFSLDHPSVGLKKNYSFTSEEVRQIDRENQRLLKELSRHATKTKGKSLTPKKLNTTPTRLYHSTLNRQKEQQRIERENMALLKRLESVKPTVGMTRSEQMMDYQRQAGYLSSTATSPRPGKASVSRLSHASSGGVSRVSSASSRSSRMGSSAALLRPTKPSNVRAAWM